A single Vulpes lagopus strain Blue_001 chromosome 3, ASM1834538v1, whole genome shotgun sequence DNA region contains:
- the NAA60 gene encoding N-alpha-acetyltransferase 60 isoform X2, translated as MTEVVPSSALSEVSLRLLCHDDIDTVKHLCGDWFPIEYPDSWYRDITSNKKFFSLAATYRGAIVGMIVAEIKSRTKIHKEDGDILASTFSVDTQVAYILSLGVVKEFRKHGIGSLLLESLKDHISTTAQDHCKAIYLHVLTTNNTAINFYENRDFKQHHYLPYYYSIRGVLKDGFTYVLYINGGHPPWTILDYIQHLGSALANLSPCSIPHRIYRQAHSLLCSFLPWSSISTKGGIEYSRTM; from the exons ATGACAGAGGTGGTGCCGTCCAGCGCCCTCAGCGAGGTCAGCCTGCGCCTCCTCTGCCACGATGACATAGACACCGTGAAGCATCTGTGCGGCGACTGGTTCCCCATTGA GTACCCAGACTCATGGTATCGTGATATCACCTCCAACAAGAAGTTCTTTTCCCTCGCCGCGACCTACAGGGGCGCCATCGTGGGAATGATAGtagctgaaataaaaagtagGACCAAGATACATAAGGAA GACGGGGATATTCTAGCCTCCACCTTCTCTGTTGACACACAGGTTGCATACATTCTAAGTCTGGGAGTAGTGAAGGAGTTCAGGAAGCACGGCATAG GTTCCCTTTTACTTGAGAGTTTAAAGGATCACATATCAACCACCGCCCAGGACCACTGCAAAGCCATCTACCTGCATGTCCTCACCACCAACAACACAGCAATAAACTTCTACGAAAACAGAGACTTTAAGCAACATCATTATCTCCCCTATTACTACTCCATCCGAGGGGTCCTCAAAGATGGCTTCACCTATGTCCTCTACATCAACGGCGGCCACCCTCCCTGGACAATCCT GGACTACATTCAGCACCTGGGCTCCGCACTAGCAAACCTGAGCCCTTGCTCCATCCCGCATAGGATCTACCGCCAGGCCCACAGCCTGCTCTGCAGCTTCCTGCCGTGGTCCAGCATCTCCACCAAGGGTGGCATCGAGTACAGCCGGACCATGTGA
- the NAA60 gene encoding N-alpha-acetyltransferase 60 isoform X1, translated as MTEVVPSSALSEVSLRLLCHDDIDTVKHLCGDWFPIEYPDSWYRDITSNKKFFSLAATYRGAIVGMIVAEIKSRTKIHKEDGDILASTFSVDTQVAYILSLGVVKEFRKHGIGSLLLESLKDHISTTAQDHCKAIYLHVLTTNNTAINFYENRDFKQHHYLPYYYSIRGVLKDGFTYVLYINGGHPPWTILYPLLLKEQITVNWSDGRPLPSKGLMLAAQKTHKEGENSRWLLAAPGSRPPFPKACDPELHPSPAPSSLTLSGPRAEGGRPGDRRHPDRGCGPRYPEGNRARSELSEDRIYPCIQGWPRGSSSLSQG; from the exons ATGACAGAGGTGGTGCCGTCCAGCGCCCTCAGCGAGGTCAGCCTGCGCCTCCTCTGCCACGATGACATAGACACCGTGAAGCATCTGTGCGGCGACTGGTTCCCCATTGA GTACCCAGACTCATGGTATCGTGATATCACCTCCAACAAGAAGTTCTTTTCCCTCGCCGCGACCTACAGGGGCGCCATCGTGGGAATGATAGtagctgaaataaaaagtagGACCAAGATACATAAGGAA GACGGGGATATTCTAGCCTCCACCTTCTCTGTTGACACACAGGTTGCATACATTCTAAGTCTGGGAGTAGTGAAGGAGTTCAGGAAGCACGGCATAG GTTCCCTTTTACTTGAGAGTTTAAAGGATCACATATCAACCACCGCCCAGGACCACTGCAAAGCCATCTACCTGCATGTCCTCACCACCAACAACACAGCAATAAACTTCTACGAAAACAGAGACTTTAAGCAACATCATTATCTCCCCTATTACTACTCCATCCGAGGGGTCCTCAAAGATGGCTTCACCTATGTCCTCTACATCAACGGCGGCCACCCTCCCTGGACAATCCTATATCCTTTACTTCTCAAGG AACAGATAACTGTGAACTGGTCAGACGGGAGGCCCCTGCCATCCAAGGGCCTCATGCTGGCTGCGCAGAAGACACACAAGGAGGGCGAAAACAGTCGCTGGCTATTGGCAGCGCCTGGGTCCAGACCTCCCTTTCCTAAGGCGTGTGACCCAGAGCTgcatccctcccctgctccctcatcTTTAACCCTGTCTGGTCCAAGAGCggaaggagggaggccaggagaCAGGAGACATCCTGATAGAGGCTGTGGCCCCAGATACCCTGAGGGCAACCGAGCAAGGAGTGAACTAAGTGAGGATAGAATTTACCCATGTATCCAAGGTTGGCCCCGTGGATCCTCCTCCTTGTCACAGGGATGA
- the NAA60 gene encoding N-alpha-acetyltransferase 60 isoform X3, protein MTEVVPSSALSEVSLRLLCHDDIDTVKHLCGDWFPIEYPDSWYRDITSNKKFFSLAATYRGAIVGMIVAEIKSRTKIHKEDGDILASTFSVDTQVAYILSLGVVKEFRKHGIGSLLLESLKDHISTTAQDHCKAIYLHVLTTNNTAINFYENRDFKQHHYLPYYYSIRGVLKDGFTYVLYINGGHPPWTILYPLLLKVEAPLADKAFQHPTEA, encoded by the exons ATGACAGAGGTGGTGCCGTCCAGCGCCCTCAGCGAGGTCAGCCTGCGCCTCCTCTGCCACGATGACATAGACACCGTGAAGCATCTGTGCGGCGACTGGTTCCCCATTGA GTACCCAGACTCATGGTATCGTGATATCACCTCCAACAAGAAGTTCTTTTCCCTCGCCGCGACCTACAGGGGCGCCATCGTGGGAATGATAGtagctgaaataaaaagtagGACCAAGATACATAAGGAA GACGGGGATATTCTAGCCTCCACCTTCTCTGTTGACACACAGGTTGCATACATTCTAAGTCTGGGAGTAGTGAAGGAGTTCAGGAAGCACGGCATAG GTTCCCTTTTACTTGAGAGTTTAAAGGATCACATATCAACCACCGCCCAGGACCACTGCAAAGCCATCTACCTGCATGTCCTCACCACCAACAACACAGCAATAAACTTCTACGAAAACAGAGACTTTAAGCAACATCATTATCTCCCCTATTACTACTCCATCCGAGGGGTCCTCAAAGATGGCTTCACCTATGTCCTCTACATCAACGGCGGCCACCCTCCCTGGACAATCCTATATCCTTTACTTCTCAAGG TGGAGGCCCCTCTGGCTGACAAGGCTTTCCAGCACCCCACAGAGGCTTAG